Proteins from a genomic interval of Arachis hypogaea cultivar Tifrunner chromosome 10, arahy.Tifrunner.gnm2.J5K5, whole genome shotgun sequence:
- the LOC140175623 gene encoding uncharacterized protein, translated as MMIQATPWFVDIANFKAIRELPSNINKHMRRKPINNAKQYIWDDPYLFKKGADGILRRCIFHVEGQEVLWHYHGSSYGGNFSRERTATKMLQCEFFWPTIFKDVKELVTRELKRIHKRTVGNSRKDWSKKLDDAFRAYRTAFKTPIGLSPYQLVFRKTCHLPVELEHRVFWALKMLNFDNQAAGERRLLQLNELKEFKSQAYENAKIYKGKTKKWHDQKLARREFVEGQKVLLYNSRLKFFPEKLKSRWSGPFTILKVSPYGHLELMED; from the exons ATGATGATCCAAGCAACCCCATGGTTCGTAGACATAGCCAATTTCAAGGCCATTAGAGAACTACCCTCCAATATCAACAAGCACATGAGAAGAAAGCCCATCAATAATGCCAAGCAGTACATTTGGGATGATCCTTACTTATTCAAGAAAGGTGCTGATGGTATTCTAAGAAGATGTATCTTCCATGTGGAAGGACAAGAGGTCCTTTGGCATTACCATGGATCTAGTTATGGAGGAAATTTTAGTAGAGAAAGGACTGCAACCAAAATGTTACAATGTGAATTCTTTTGGCCTACAATATTCAAGGATGTTAAAGAGTTGGTGACAAG AGAGCTCAAGAGAATCCATAAAAGAACTGTTGGAAACTCAAGAAAAGATTGGtccaagaagctagatgatgcattTCGGGCCTATAGAACAGCTTTCAAGACACCTATTGGCttgtctccataccaattggtgtttAGAAAGACTTGTCATCTAccagtggagcttgaacatagagTATTCTGGGCTCTAAAGATGTTAAACTTTGATAATCAAGCTGCTGGGGAAAGAAGACTACTACAACTCAATGAGCTAAAAGAATTCAAGTctcaagcttatgagaatgccaagattTACAAGGGGAaaacaaagaaatggcatgatcaaAAGCTGGCAAGAAGAGAGTTTGTAGAAGGTCAAAAAGTGTTGCTGTACAATTCAAGGCTCAAGTTCTTCCCAGAGAAGCTAAAGTCAAGATGGTCTGGACCCTTCACAATCCTTAAGGTCTCTCCCTATGGTCATCTAGAGCTTATGGAGGActaa